In Lathyrus oleraceus cultivar Zhongwan6 chromosome 2, CAAS_Psat_ZW6_1.0, whole genome shotgun sequence, the DNA window GATTTGGCCGGAGTGAATCTATACAATGTTGCCCATGAGATATTAGTCCATATGTACTTATGTAGAGCTTTTTTCTTAGAAGTAAAAACAAATTGTCCCTCTTCTACTAAGAACCTTCTCATTGTTATTTCTGTAAGAGAACCTTCTCAATTGTTCTTTTCCAAGAAATAAGAGTAGGCCAGCTAGTCACTGTTGACCCATGCTAAAACAtaaaataactatttaatatacTTTTTATGGTGCGCTTTCCATATTGTTGCAGTTCTTGTAAACAAAAGTTATTTATTTTCCCTGATGTTGGTTAGTTTATGATTCCTTAGTTGATGTCTTATGGACTCATAACTTGATATTATAAAAGTAGAACTACTGACCaaagaattttaaaaaaattaatatattattCTTTCTATTATTAATTTTTACCTGCTATTGAAGGGCCACAAATATCCATGGTCTTATTCAGTTACAAAATCATAAGTGGATACATAAAGATGAAAATTAGTTAAAAGAAGATATGACAAATAACATGTAAAACATCATTTTCAAAAGCCGTGTCTCTCGAGTAATTTCAATAATATTTGTGTTTATGGTGGCTCAGTTTCCAGGCTTGAAGGCTTTGTTTCCAATAGGGAGCAGTTGTATGAAGATCCTATTGAAGAGTAAAGTAGTTGTTTCAGTTTGTGTTTACATCATTTTTGTTCAAAGTATATATTTCCACATGGTTCGAGTAATTATGGATCTTTGCTTTCAGGCTGTTGTATGCAGTTTTTGTAGTCTCAAATGAAAATGCAACTGTTAGTGAGTTGGCAACAACCCTACAGGCTGAATTGTCACAATTACAAGCTGCTGCTTCTTTTGTGTGTCGTTTGGGATGGGCTACAAAAGTGATTGATCCCGAATCTATTATTGGAAATTCCAGTATAACTATGTCTCCTAGAAGAAGTACATTCAGTGACGAAGATGCTTCTGTTGCTAGTCAGGGTTCTGAGAATATGTCTATTGATAATGACTCCACTCAGCAAGGAGATGTTTCAGCTTCAGGAAACTATGGTCCTCGTTCTGCCTTTACTCGCGTTGCTTTAATAGTTGATGCTAATATTACATCCTATCTTATGATGGGATCTGTTTCACCAGGTTTATATCTTTTGCTCCTTCTGTCTTGAAGCTTATGTTCATTTAGGATAGTTTTCAGAATTATGTTTTTGAATTATTTTGTTAGTAAGTCTGTGCTGACATAGATAGTTATGAGCAATTCATATTAAGGTTGCTCGTGACCTATTATTGATGTGTACGAGTAAAGCTACCAACCCACCATTATCAGTCACATCTCATGCAGATGTTTTTAGCTCTAAAATTTTATTCTGCCCTAGATCTTATAGTTTTTAATGCAAGATAATGTTTTCAAGCTTCTAAGTGCCTATATTTTCCGGTTGCTGCTTTACTACACATCAGAGTGCGTGCTTCTAGCAGCTTGTGTTTTGGGGCATAAACAACAATTTGATAGCAACCTGGCTATATGTAGAATTGATTTAATAAGTAATCCAGAATATCCTCAATATATAAATTCAAATATTTATCAACAATTTGAGAAGTTTcttaaaaatatttaataaaacTCGTGCTGCTCTTCACTTTTTTTCGGTAATGTGCTTACCAATAGTATAGAAAATCAGTCATGCGAGTCCATTTCAGGACATGGATAAGAGATATGGTGGGACTGTCAGCTAGGACATGTCTTGTAATAAATAATGCAAGTATCTTACAAGAAAAATCCAGATCTACTATCTCTGTTAGTTGAAATGGTAAAGAGATTGGTTTCTCTTGAACACTGTCGCAGTGAAGTCTTTTGAATGGGAAAAAATAGGCAGTAGGAGAGCTATTTCCCTTGAAGTGAGTCAACCCTGCTTGACTTGGAATAATCAGGGTTCAATATTTTGCCTTTGATCGAGATTGGTTTGCATCTTTGATCAAGATCATACTACTTTATTGAACTTTGTCAGGCCTGAAAACTCATGCCGTTACACTATACGAAGCGGGAAAATTGGGTCATGCCAGCATTGCTGATCTTTGCAAGGATCTTAGCACCCTGGAGGGTACAAAATTTGAGGGAGAACTACAGGAATTTGCAAATCATGCGTATAGTCTGCGTTGTGTGTTAGAATGTCTGCATTCAGGTGGAATACCTGCCGACAAAAAAGAAGAGGGAGATATAGATAAACTGGGTACAACTACCTCAGTCAATGATAAGTCAAGTTCTGTGATAGATGAGCCTGAAACCTCTTTGGCTGACAGATCAAGCAACTCCAGTGTTGGAGAAACTGTAGTAAGTACTGATGATTTAGAAAATTCTGAAACAGAGAAGAATGTAGTAGAGACTTCTGTTTACTCAGAACTTATTCCTAGTAGTATGGATGATGGAGCCCATTCTATTACTTTGGAAGATGGCAGTAATCATATTCAGCAAGTTGATAAGTCAGACACAAATTTCCATACCAATGATAAAGTAGTAGAAGTTGAAGGGTCAGATGTTGGAACAGAaatgcaaaagaaaaaaaaatatcGTGTAGACATTCTCCGGTCTGAAAGTTTGGCTTCTCTTGCACCAGCAACTCTTAACCGTTTGTTCCTTCGTGACTACGATATACTTGTGTCTATAGTGCCCCTTTCCCATTCCTCAATTCTTCCTAGACCCACAGGTCCAGTTCATTTTGGTCCTCCCACATATTCTTCTATGAGTCCTTGGATGAAATTGGTATTGTATTCAACTGCAGCTAGTGGGCCTCTGTCAGTTGTTCTGATGAAAGGACAGTGTATACGCTTGCTTCCTGCTCCATTGGCTGGTTGTGAGAAAGCCCTTATATGGTCCTGGGACAGTACCACAGTAGGAGGGCTAGGAAGGAAATTTGAAGGAAACTTAATAAAGGGAAGCATACTCTTGCATTGTTTAAATTCACTTCTTAAACATTCTGCGGTCTTGGTGCTGCCTCTCAGTAAGTACGATCTTAATAAATCTGGAAAAGCAGCTACTTTGGATATCCCTTTACCATTAAAGAATGCAGATGGGAGTATTGCTTCTGTAGGAGAAGAGTTAGGACTTTGTGAAGAGGAAAATTCGAAACTGAATTCTCTGTTGACGAAATTGTCCGACAAGATGGAACTGTGGACGGTTGGTTATATTCGAGTTTTGAGATTATTTATTGGAAACGAATCAGATCAGTTATCTTCTGAAGTGAAGTACGAATGGGTTCCGTTGAGTTTGGAATTTGGGATGCCACTATTTAGTCCAACCTTGTGCAGTAATATATGTAGAAGGATAATTTCATCGGAGATGCTCCAATCTGGCTCATTTTCTGAACaccatgatgcaatgcaaaacTTAAGGAAGAAGTTGTATGACATTTGTGCTGAGTACCAATCAACAGGTTTCACCGGAAAGCTTCTTTACCAGAAACAGCAAGCAAAGGAATCTTTTGGGAAGCTTAAGAGCCATACTAGTGGAAAACTGAATCCACTTCTAGATCCTTCTTGTCCCATTTCAGGGGCATCAAGTGTCCATCAGAGGTTAAAACTTGCTAATCGACAGCATTGTCAAACTGAAGTGTTGAGCTTTGACGGCAGTGTTCTTAGGTTTGTTATCGAGCTTCTATTAGTTCAATATACTTGAGAATTCATTACATAAAATTGTATTAGCATTATATTGAAAAACATAAAACAGAAGGCCCATTATTTTGATTGCCTAATTATCTTGAGTCTATTGAATGGTGCATGCAGATCATATGAGTTAACTCCAGCTGATGTAGCTGCCACAACGGATGTTAAAGAAGCAACTCAAGCGGATACAATGAAAACTGAAGCAGATGAAAATGATAGCAAAGAAGCGATCCTTCCTGGTGTTAATCTTATTTTTGATGGTTCTAAGTTACTTCCATTTGATATAGGTGCTTGCCTCCAGGCTTGCCAGCCTATTTGCCTAATAACTGAGGCAGCAGCTATCTCAGCATCTGTAGCTATGAAATAGCTCTGCAGTCATTTAGATTACTCCACTTCAAAACTTGGACACAAGTGAATGACAATGCTAAAGATTTACTTGGCAATGTTGATGAAATCATCTGTTTCGTATGCATCTTCAAAGTGGATGGTTTGTGCATAAATTTGGGCTGCGGTTGGCGATAAGGTTCAATTCTTTTGGCTGGTGTCCGTGTTCCTTAGAAATTTGATGACACCTTTTGTACACATTAATACTTAATCAATGCTCTACTTTTTCAGGTTTTTCCAGATCAGGAATCCACATCAACTGGAGCTTTGAACAATGTATATATGACAGGAATTTTATTTGCCACTGTCACATACTTGCAACAGAGAGGACATCAAGTCACGAGTTGCAAATGCTTGATGATAGTGTAACTATAAGGCCATGTGTAATCACATAGTGCCCTAGGTTATTCATCAATACAACACTTTGGTAACAGGAATCAGTTTTTTTTAGACGAATTTCATTTGTTCATACATACATTTAGCCAGATGTGGTGAATGTCAACTGttttcaacaacaacaaccaagccTTATCCCATTAAGTGGAATCGGCCGCATGGATCAACTTTTGCCAT includes these proteins:
- the LOC127117987 gene encoding uncharacterized protein LOC127117987 isoform X4; its protein translation is MNKCRSKKIMWKLNKSIAKELLPTQPVDFPVEPWWGVCLVNFTLEEFKKLSNEETAVVDKACKEEANSFVMFDPDTVRGLCRRGLVYFEVPIHPDDRFKVSRLEGFVSNREQLYEDPIEELLYAVFVVSNENATVSELATTLQAELSQLQAAASFVCRLGWATKVIDPESIIGNSSITMSPRRSTFSDEDASVASQGSENMSIDNDSTQQGDVSASGNYGPRSAFTRVALIVDANITSYLMMGSVSPGLKTHAVTLYEAGKLGHASIADLCKDLSTLEGTKFEGELQEFANHAYSLRCVLECLHSGGIPADKKEEGDIDKLGTTTSVNDKSSSVIDEPETSLADRSSNSSVGETVVSTDDLENSETEKNVVETSVYSELIPSSMDDGAHSITLEDGSNHIQQVDKSDTNFHTNDKVVEVEGSDVGTEMQKKKKYRVDILRSESLASLAPATLNRLFLRDYDILVSIVPLSHSSILPRPTGPVHFGPPTYSSMSPWMKLVLYSTAASGPLSVVLMKGQCIRLLPAPLAGCEKALIWSWDSTTVGGLGRKFEGNLIKGSILLHCLNSLLKHSAVLVLPLSKYDLNKSGKAATLDIPLPLKNADGSIASVGEELGLCEEENSKLNSLLTKLSDKMELWTVGYIRVLRLFIGNESDQLSSEVKYEWVPLSLEFGMPLFSPTLCSNICRRIISSEMLQSGSFSEHHDAMQNLRKKLYDICAEYQSTGFTGKLLYQKQQAKESFGKLKSHTSGKLNPLLDPSCPISGASSVHQRLKLANRQHCQTEVLSFDGSVLRSYELTPADVAATTDVKEATQADTMKTEADENDSKEAILPGVNLIFDGSKLLPFDIGACLQACQPICLITEAAAISASVAMK
- the LOC127117987 gene encoding uncharacterized protein LOC127117987 isoform X3; amino-acid sequence: MCFSECPLFPYHLVDYVCRVMRLSPFRYYCDMLFEVMKNEQPYDSIPNFSAADALRLTGIGRNEFIDIMNKCRSKKIMWKLNKSIAKELLPTQPVDFPVEPWWGVCLVNFTLEEFKKLSNEETAVVDKACKEEANSFVMFDPDTVRGLCRRGLVYFEVPIHPDDRFKVSRLEGFVSNREQLYEDPIEELLYAVFVVSNENATVSELATTLQAELSQLQAAASFVCRLGWATKVIDPESIIGNSSITMSPRRSTFSDEDASVASQGSENMSIDNDSTQQGDVSASGNYGPRSAFTRVALIVDANITSYLMMGSVSPGLKTHAVTLYEAGKLGHASIADLCKDLSTLEGTKFEGELQEFANHAYSLRCVLECLHSGGIPADKKEEGDIDKLGTTTSVNDKSSSVIDEPETSLADRSSNSSVGETVVSTDDLENSETEKNVVETSVYSELIPSSMDDGAHSITLEDGSNHIQQVDKSDTNFHTNDKVVEVEGSDVGTEMQKKKKYRVDILRSESLASLAPATLNRLFLRDYDILVSIVPLSHSSILPRPTGPVHFGPPTYSSMSPWMKLVLYSTAASGPLSVVLMKGQCIRLLPAPLAGCEKALIWSWDSTTVGGLGRKFEGNLIKGSILLHCLNSLLKHSAVLVLPLSKYDLNKSGKAATLDIPLPLKNADGSIASVGEELGLCEEENSKLNSLLTKLSDKMELWTVGYIRVLRLFIGNESDQLSSEVKYEWVPLSLEFGMPLFSPTLCSNICRRIISSEMLQSGSFSEHHDAMQNLRKKLYDICAEYQSTGFTGKLLYQKQQAKESFGKLKSHTSGKLNPLLDPSCPISGASSVHQRLKLANRQHCQTEVLSFDGSVLRSYELTPADVAATTDVKEATQADTMKTEADENDSKEAILPGVNLIFDGSKLLPFDIGACLQACQPICLITEAAAISASVAMK
- the LOC127117987 gene encoding uncharacterized protein LOC127117987 isoform X2, whose amino-acid sequence is MSMGESSKATSTNGSFQGRMDLKLFPYHLVDYVCRVMRLSPFRYYCDMLFEVMKNEQPYDSIPNFSAADALRLTGIGRNEFIDIMNKCRSKKIMWKLNKSIAKELLPTQPVDFPVEPWWGVCLVNFTLEEFKKLSNEETAVVDKACKEEANSFVMFDPDTVRGLCRRGLVYFEVPIHPDDRFKVSRLEGFVSNREQLYEDPIEELLYAVFVVSNENATVSELATTLQAELSQLQAAASFVCRLGWATKVIDPESIIGNSSITMSPRRSTFSDEDASVASQGSENMSIDNDSTQQGDVSASGNYGPRSAFTRVALIVDANITSYLMMGSVSPGLKTHAVTLYEAGKLGHASIADLCKDLSTLEGTKFEGELQEFANHAYSLRCVLECLHSGGIPADKKEEGDIDKLGTTTSVNDKSSSVIDEPETSLADRSSNSSVGETVVSTDDLENSETEKNVVETSVYSELIPSSMDDGAHSITLEDGSNHIQQVDKSDTNFHTNDKVVEVEGSDVGTEMQKKKKYRVDILRSESLASLAPATLNRLFLRDYDILVSIVPLSHSSILPRPTGPVHFGPPTYSSMSPWMKLVLYSTAASGPLSVVLMKGQCIRLLPAPLAGCEKALIWSWDSTTVGGLGRKFEGNLIKGSILLHCLNSLLKHSAVLVLPLSKYDLNKSGKAATLDIPLPLKNADGSIASVGEELGLCEEENSKLNSLLTKLSDKMELWTVGYIRVLRLFIGNESDQLSSEVKYEWVPLSLEFGMPLFSPTLCSNICRRIISSEMLQSGSFSEHHDAMQNLRKKLYDICAEYQSTGFTGKLLYQKQQAKESFGKLKSHTSGKLNPLLDPSCPISGASSVHQRLKLANRQHCQTEVLSFDGSVLRSYELTPADVAATTDVKEATQADTMKTEADENDSKEAILPGVNLIFDGSKLLPFDIGACLQACQPICLITEAAAISASVAMK
- the LOC127117987 gene encoding uncharacterized protein LOC127117987 isoform X1, giving the protein MQRAPVTVEELLLEKAIKDECQWENLPRRLQQTVPSKEEWISRTIEYCVKKRLQWNSCLARKFCKESEYYENMMRYLRKNLALFPYHLVDYVCRVMRLSPFRYYCDMLFEVMKNEQPYDSIPNFSAADALRLTGIGRNEFIDIMNKCRSKKIMWKLNKSIAKELLPTQPVDFPVEPWWGVCLVNFTLEEFKKLSNEETAVVDKACKEEANSFVMFDPDTVRGLCRRGLVYFEVPIHPDDRFKVSRLEGFVSNREQLYEDPIEELLYAVFVVSNENATVSELATTLQAELSQLQAAASFVCRLGWATKVIDPESIIGNSSITMSPRRSTFSDEDASVASQGSENMSIDNDSTQQGDVSASGNYGPRSAFTRVALIVDANITSYLMMGSVSPGLKTHAVTLYEAGKLGHASIADLCKDLSTLEGTKFEGELQEFANHAYSLRCVLECLHSGGIPADKKEEGDIDKLGTTTSVNDKSSSVIDEPETSLADRSSNSSVGETVVSTDDLENSETEKNVVETSVYSELIPSSMDDGAHSITLEDGSNHIQQVDKSDTNFHTNDKVVEVEGSDVGTEMQKKKKYRVDILRSESLASLAPATLNRLFLRDYDILVSIVPLSHSSILPRPTGPVHFGPPTYSSMSPWMKLVLYSTAASGPLSVVLMKGQCIRLLPAPLAGCEKALIWSWDSTTVGGLGRKFEGNLIKGSILLHCLNSLLKHSAVLVLPLSKYDLNKSGKAATLDIPLPLKNADGSIASVGEELGLCEEENSKLNSLLTKLSDKMELWTVGYIRVLRLFIGNESDQLSSEVKYEWVPLSLEFGMPLFSPTLCSNICRRIISSEMLQSGSFSEHHDAMQNLRKKLYDICAEYQSTGFTGKLLYQKQQAKESFGKLKSHTSGKLNPLLDPSCPISGASSVHQRLKLANRQHCQTEVLSFDGSVLRSYELTPADVAATTDVKEATQADTMKTEADENDSKEAILPGVNLIFDGSKLLPFDIGACLQACQPICLITEAAAISASVAMK